From the genome of Meriones unguiculatus strain TT.TT164.6M chromosome 17, Bangor_MerUng_6.1, whole genome shotgun sequence:
GGGTGCTGGGAGTGGATTAGAGGTGTCAGGGCACAGCAGATAAGCCAGTGGCCAGGGTGGGTGGAGCTTGGCCCTGCTCTGCTCTGACATGTGAGGCCATAGGGTGATTCTGAGCAGCAGGGTAGGGGTGGGTGTGCCAAGGATGGCGGTGACAACTTCTACCCCTGACACTCACGCATACTCCTGCTGGGAGTCCTTGCGGGCTTGTCTGTCGATCTGAATGAGGAGGAAGCTGTGGAACAGAGAGGGCAGGCGTGAGTGAGGTGGAGAGGCCTAGCTCCAGCCCTGGCCCTTCCATGAGGCTTCACTACCTGTGATCTTGGGTGCTGGGGTGCAGGAGAATCCCCCATTGGGCTGCTCTGGCTCTCCAAGGTCGAAGGGCTCCCGAGGTCGGGGCTTGAACTCCCGCTTAGGGCGTGAGGAGGCTTCCCGCACCCTGCAGGAATGGAAGATCCTGAGCGCCCACACACCCTTTTCTTCCACCCTGCTGCCCCAGGACCAGGTTGTCATGGACCTAGGCTGGTCATAACCAATGTCCTCCATCTCAAGTAACCACAGACTGCTAATCACCTCTGCCCTCACAGCCCCTGCACAGTGACCCTGGCCACCCAGGGAGCTGCCACCTGACACAGGAAGGTGAAGGATGTGGACCTGAGCAGCTGGCCCAGTTAACTCCATTGTCTTCTCATCTTCTGGCTCAGGCCACCACCACCGTCTTCCGTTGAGCCCTGCTTCCTCTTGGCAACCCCAGTGCTACTAACAGGCACAGCTCCCTTTACTGACATAACCCAGCACCTGCTCCCGCCCCCGGCTTGTACCTGGCCTGGCAGGTTGGGCGTGCTGCCCCTGCTCGCCAGCAGAGGGCGCATGGCAGCCACAGGAACTGTGGGAAGTAGGCTGACGACTCACCGGCGCTTCAGCTTGTCTGCCAGCTCCTCCAGGATCTGCACTGCCTGCCTGTGGTAGTCCAGCTGGGCATCCACCAGGGCCGAGAGCTGGCTCACCTGCTCGATCTGTGACAGGGGAGAAGCCAGGTGACATGGCCAGACCCCATCCTCACTGGGCAGCCCCCTCATCCTAGCAGGATGATGTCCTGGGTCCTAGACCCGCCCGACACGCACATCAGTCTCCAGGAGGTTGTGCATACTGGTCTCTGCCACCTCTTTGGACTCCTCAAACTTCTCCAGGGCCTGGCGCAGCTCCTCATCAGGGATCTTGCCCTGTCGTTTCTTCTTGTAGTCAAAGTCCAGGCGGCGGCCCTCCAGCTTCTTGAGGTGATGCTGTGGGTGCAGGCCCATGAGGGAGCAGCACGACTGCATGGGGTACCCTCCCAGCCACCCAGAGCTGGGCCTGCACCTGAATCTCCTTCAGGTCCTTGTCGCACAGGTTCTGCAGCGGGTCGATGAAGTTCTGCTTCACCTCAATGTCCAGTGAGTCCTTCACCTCAGCCAGGCGCTTCATGGACTCACCTGCGTCCAGCAGGGCGTCTCCTGCCGGGTGGGGGCTGTCA
Proteins encoded in this window:
- the Sh3gl1 gene encoding endophilin-A2, with translation MSVAGLKKQFYKASQLVSEKVGGAEGTKLDDDFKEMEKKVDVTSKAVAEVLVRTIEYLQPNPASRAKLTMLNTVSKIRGQVKNPGYPQSEGLLGECMVRHGKELGGESNFGDALLDAGESMKRLAEVKDSLDIEVKQNFIDPLQNLCDKDLKEIQHHLKKLEGRRLDFDYKKKRQGKIPDEELRQALEKFEESKEVAETSMHNLLETDIEQVSQLSALVDAQLDYHRQAVQILEELADKLKRRVREASSRPKREFKPRPREPFDLGEPEQPNGGFSCTPAPKITASSSFRSTDKPARTPSRSMPPLDQPSCKALYDFEPENDGELGFREGDLITLTNQIDENWYEGMLHGQSGFFPLSYVQVLVPLPQ